The genomic region gGATAAATACTAGCATTGTGGTATATCATTTACCTATAAAAGAAGATTGTAAAccagttcagcagaagctcagaagaatgagacctaatattgtgttgaaaataaaagaggaggtcaaAAAGTAGTTCGATGCTGGATTCTTACAAGAGGTCAAGTATTTGGAATGGGTAGCAAACATCGTCCCTGTTCCCAAAAAGGATGGAAAGGTGCGAATGTGCATGGATTATAGGGACTTGAATAAGGCTAGTCCAAAAGACAACTTTCTATTGCTGCACATTGACACTTTGGTAGATAACACAGCTGGctactcattattttctttcatggacagcttttctggatacaatcaaataaagatgcatcctgaggATATgaggaaaaccacattcattaccCTATGaggaacattttgttacaaagtaatgccctttggattgaagaatgcaGGAGCAACGTATCAAAGGGCAATAGTCACcctgtttcatgacatgatgcataaagaaattaagatctatgttgatgatatgattgcaaaatctagaACTGAAGAAGATCATCTCCGAGTCTTGAGgaaattgttcttaagattgCGAAAATTTTAGCTCAAGCCCAACCCAACAAAATGCATATTTGGAGCCAGATCAGGAAAGTTGCTGGGCTTGTCAGTAGGAAGGGGATTGAGATTGACCCGGATAAAGTTAAAGCAATATAAGATCTTCCTCCTCCAAGCACTCAGAAAGAGGTTTGAGGTTTCCTAGGAAGGTTGAACTACATTGcccggttcatttcacaattgactGAGCAATGCGATCCAGTATTTCaccttctgaagaaacataatccaggagaatgggatgaggaatgtcagaaagcttttgacaagataaagcaatacttgTCTAATGCTCCAGTACTATCACCGCCTAGTCCAGATAGGCCATTGATATTGTATCTAACGGTGTTtgacaattccatgggatgcgtcTTGGGCCAACATGACGAaacaggaaagaaagaaagagcaatATACTATCTCAAAGAAGAAATTCACGATTGTGAAATGAGGTACTAAATCCATTGAAAAGTTGTGTTGTGCTTTAATTTGGACAACTCGAAGACTAaggcaatacatgttgtatcatacgacttaGCTCATTTCAAAGTTGGATCctttaaagtacatgatggaatcTACTGCTTTAAATGGGAGAAAGGCTAGATTGCAAATTCTGctctctgaatttgacatagtatatgtaagtcagaaggctaTAAAAGGAAGTGCAATAGCTGATTTTCTAGCCAGCAGAGCCTTGGAAGACTATGAGCCTTTGAACTTCgattttccaaatgaggacTTAATGTATGTGGCAAACACTGAAGAAAACCCTCAAATAGACCACATCTGGAAGTTAAATTTCgatggagcttcaaatgctataggtaatggaattggggcagtcttggtatccccaagtggagatcattatcctgtcgctagcaagttggacttcgattgcacaaataatatggtagaatatgaagcatgtattatgggTATTCGTGAGGCCATTGAACGTAAAATCAAAGTGCTAAAAGTGTATGGAGATTtcgcattggtgatataccaactcaaaggagaATGGGAAACCAGAGACCCTAAGTTGATCAATTATAAAGAACTGGTTCTTGAATTGGTTGACAAATTTGATGACATCACtttctgttatctcccacgagatgaaAACCAGATGGCTGACACACTGGCTACTCTAGCCTTGATGATTAAGGTGAACAAGTTAGAAATCATGAAGCCTATTCAGATGAGCATATATGAAGTTTTGGCTCATTGCTACAGTATTAAAGAGGAGGGAAAAGATGATCACCCTTGGTATCAGAGTATACTacaatatgtgaagaatcgaaAATACCCTGATCAAGTGACAGAAAATGACAAGAGAACACTAAGAAGAATAGCAATTGCgcatgtcttagatggggaagtGTTGTACAAAAGAGAGAAAGATCAAGTGCTGTTAAGATGTGTAGATGTCATAGAGGCTAGAAAGATCctggaagaagtccatgagggcatTTGCGGAACCCATGcaaatggttttacaatggccagacagatcatgagatttggatactATTGGTCTACTATGGAAGGGGATTACATTAGCCATGCCAAGAAGtgtcataaatgtcaaatttatggagataagATACATGTACCTCCCTCACCTCTGCACGTTATGATTGCTTCGTGGCCGTTCtccatgtggggcatggatgttattGGGCTAATATCACCGAAGACTTCgaatgggcatcgtttcatctttgtggtaattgattactttaccaaatgggtggaagctgcttcatatgcaaatgtcaTGAAGTCGGCGGttagtaaattcttgaaaaaagagatcatttgtcgatatagaatgcctgaaagaatcatatccgacaatgcgttgaatttgaataataacaCAATTACGGAGGTTTGTAGTTAGTTCAAGATCAGTCACCATAACTCGTcgccatatcgcccaaaaatgaatggtgcagtagagGTGGCCAATAAGAACATGAAGAgaattgtggggaaaatgactgaaacctacaaggattggcatgaaaaGCTATCATTTGCTCTTTTAGCTTACCGAACATCTGTTAAGACCTCTATTagggcaacacctttttctctAGTTTATGGGATAGAAGTCGTTTTACCTATTGAAGTGGAGATTCCTTCTCTTCGGGTATTAGCTGAATTGaaattggatgaagcagaatgggttCAGTCTCGATACGACCAGTTGAACTTAATCGAAGATAAAAGGTTAAAAGCCATCCAACATGGTCATTTGTATCAAAAACGGATGATACGAGCCTATAACTACAAGGTtcatcccagagaattccacgaaggCGATCTGGTGTTGAAGAAAAttcttcctatacaaaaggactttagagggaaatgaatgccaaattgggagggtCTTTATGTCATAAATAAGACCTTTTTTGGTGGAGCTTTGATTCTAAGTGAGATGGAAGGAAAAAACTTGtcaaatcctgtaaactcagatcagtcaagaaatacttcacttgaagaaaatggaccaaagtgaaaacctgcaaagggcgctttgattcctaaaaacaaatggagaggccaaggtgaaaaccagcaaagggcgccttgagatcaaaaggggatttgagttgaaaacccaaaaagggtggctcaaatattgatcagaatggggcatgaggtgatcagaacagttcaaattttgataagatTAGGTTATGTAaagatcttgctatacctgaatcaacaggaaagggtatgcgacatcttggagcattgacagagtactgtagatctcctaaatacatgtcaaactcaaaagggtcttcagaaagtttgtacagagaagttcaagctgcgatatctgagGCATCTAGTTTTTATACTATTCATATTTGCttccttggaatacttcattctttttcaagatacaaatcaattcctcttttattctcaatatccttaatattttattcattgtaAGTTATGCTCTCAAATCAAGTCTATTTCTATCCATTGTTGTGTTCtctttgcaagcatgttgcattagaataaaggattaatggactaataaaaatttcacaaaggaagttctgcatattactcgaaaaagtttctaaataatacagtaacctAAAACAGAACTTTTTTTTAGAACGAACCAAGTTTAAAGGTCAGaaatctaagaaggaaaagtctgaATCAAGACAatccttttggattttgttgacaaaacattgattgaacaaaataatcATGAGTTAGTAAGAAGAGACCTCTTTGGTAGAAAATTCTTCGTGCATAAATTTTGGATGTGACACTTTAAGAGTGGTATAAAAACCAAAGAATTACACGTTTGGCATCTTTAAATGGCGATGGGAAAGGATTGAGAAAAGACCAGATCTCCTCATTTTGTAGTTACGTCTTGAGGATGAAGATACAACTTTTTGCTACCCAGAGGATTGAACTTGTAgatttacagtgggggcaatttaattaaatgtttcatTGAAGACACCGGCCAAGAAGGAACGTGTTGAAGCATGGCCgtgacaaagccttaataaCTTCGAGTAATCAACCTAAAtaggatcattctcggaaaaataaaattctgcattcatgcaaacaccattcacacatgtctagttaggagcatttgattcattttgatcatgccatcctaatcatttgACATAATTacgttcattatacaggtcaggttccctagagaacagatcagggaaattacagatcttgtctctctaagcaatagcggagcagatcaaagacagtgaatcttatcttcaagagtaaggaagcaaatttaagccacaagtcctacaTCCCTGGTCAGCAatggaatagaccgaagaattacagatcttatctccctaagattacagCGGAGCTGATTGAAGCCGgtaatcctatttccctgagattacagtggaacgaattaaaataaaggatcttatctctctgaagttacagtagagtagatcgcatcaggtcttatctctctgagattacagtggaataaaCCGAAGAATTACATGTCTTATCCCCCTGAGATTAtagtggaatagaccgaagaaaTTACAGACCTTATCTCCCAAGCagtgtagtggagcagattaaagtcaCAACAGCGGATCTTGCTTCCCCAATATTACAGTTAGAAAGATTGAAGCTGCAATAGTAAATCTTACTGCCCAgtcggtgcagtggaacagattgaagctacaacaacgaatcttgcttccccgacgttgcagttaaaaagattaaagtttcgagttacaaatcctatctctctaATATTGCAGTGGAGTGGGTCGAAgtaccaattcctatacctctaaagACGCAGTAGGATAGAATGAGGCAACTcaaagaagaagagcaccaaggtccaacACGACTGgtcaaaattggccatttttagagtctttgctccgttcccgttacacaacaatgagcaaagaggggcagctgtaataccctaattttgcccggcccaaatcaaataaataaacaaaatatataaaaaaataaaaataaaaacaaaattattaagaGTTCATTAGTCCAACAAACTCAAAATACAAGCTAAGTCCATTTACAGATAGCCCAATAACCCAAACAGATCCCAAATACCCAATTAACCTATCCCAAACCAAAACCCAATTAACCTAGCCCAGCTAATGTGGAAACAAAAAACCCTAACAGTATCCAGCGCCGCATTAGCCACGAGTGCTGCCTTCACCCATGCGCGTCGCCATGCACCGCCACGCGTACCTCTGTACGGCCACCTCCGTACCTCCACGTAGGTCCCCGTATGCCGTACCTGCAAGAAGGACACACAAACAAGCAGGAAAACgaagataaaaaaaagggagcaaaaaaaacagaaaataggaaaaaagatggcagagaaaaaaatagatgtattttgatttattttattttattttattttattttcaattcggCTATATAAGGTTTTTTTAACGTTTGCAAGGGTTACAGAGATACACGAtcaatacaaagaaaaaaaaggaggaaaCTATCAGTTTTTTTGAAGGtggttctcttttctttctctttcacagcgttttctttactatttttttgtttctttctattttctataCGGAAAAGAGGGAAGAAAAGAGGGGATCTTACCTTGTCGTCAGCGCCGATGAAGTCCTTTTCCTTTTTGCATGAATCGGGGTCGGATGGACGGAGGCTTGGTTCCTGAAACAACTAAGGGAgggcttagttttttttttaactgcTAAAACTTTTTAGAATGCTGCCAGTTTAGGGTTTTGATTTGACCCTCATATGATACACGAAACGACATCGTTTGGAGTCTGATCAGTGgctccaaaacggtgccgtattgACCATTGCCCAGCAACCCGATGATCTGACCCGAACATCGCCAGATCCACGTGTTTTGGTCTAGGAGGGAATATTTGCGCCACTAGTCCTCTTGATTTATTTCATTGATTTAATTCggttttttgtttattttcaaaatttgcccCACATTTTCGATATTACTTCATTTTGGTCCATTTGCAGCGCAGCGTTTGAGTGGGCAAGGAATATTTcctattttagtccctatgttatTCGCGCTTTGTAATTTGGACTTTTCCTTTTGTGTATTTCAGATTTACCCCTAAATTTCTGCTTTAATTCCAAATCAGCccattgttttattaattagtttaatatcaatttattattattatttggtattttttattattgttacaTTTGGTTACATTTTCGgttatttattgttttacatatatatattactttattatgcactattatttttaaattcttttatttcattattatcatacattattatttttactttgtgatttaattattttttatataatatatttttaatagcttttattttataatatacttttaaaagccatttttatatatttcatcttTAAAGATTTGTATGATAATATCgctatttaatattttttatgtatacaactgtcgaaaccatttttaaatttgaaaacagggggatcgactttgaaaataaaaatgggagtcgccaccgatcttttattaaggtgtgatcggatcacctagaaaataattttaggtcttcgaattttgagaaaataggttcaggagtcggttacgcacgaggaagggttagcaccctcgtaacgcccaaaattggtaccgaattgatcattttatgtcttagtgttgaaactttgaaaagcttttaaaatacgatccttcccctttcttattaatttcataaaagatGCATGGATAAATCGATGCGAATACCAAAGACCTCCTTATCTTagagtaataaaatgacacacccaatacattagggcactgcatttttagtcctcgagaataagtttgtcttttgattttcaaaacttgcaTGTGagatttaaaaaggatattcaatttctttaagtccgatgaaaaattgaaacccaagaCATTAGGGCGCGATTTCTCAAAGTTCCGAGCATTGAATATtgcccttattattttttttaaaaatcctcATTTCGAGAAACTGACACATCACATCCagtacattaggacacgacttatcgaattcccgagagtgagttttatgtattttgattaaagaaaacttttgattatttagattcaacgaggaaaatagaacccaatacattagggctcgattctctcgggGATTCCAAATATCGAGTCTATGTGTTATTTTGAAAGGCTTTTGTATAAAATAACTGACATTTGtaatctttttgaaaaaaaatgattgcATAATAATGTACAACGCGAAATAACAATTTTTACACTAAAGCATACGCCAATACATAACAAAGATTCAATATACGCGaataaataatatcatacaCATAAGAGCAACAATTCTTATATCCTATATTATGCAAATACTAACATCCACATTAGCAAGTAGAATGAATTAAAAAGTCAATCTTATAGAGGTAAGaagcaaattaaataaaatgtgacaAGTTTCTTAATAAACAACATTAAACAATCGCGAAAGAAGGAAATTATGTATTAATAGGTTTGAAGTAAGtgctatatatatgtgtgaaaatttgaaataaataaaatacaatcaaaGACAAATAtgtcataaaataatagtaactcaataatttaaaaaataaatattatcaaaatacataaagatatatatattaatttagataaataatatatataaagaaaataataataatgtaaataacATACGTATAtactaataatagtaataaaataattagtaaattaatataaaaaaccaataaaaaggGGTTAAATCACAATTAGATCTAAATTAACGagaaattaatgtaattaaaacaaagcgGGGGACTATATCGCAACGCGCGAATTATATGGGGGCTGAGTAGGAAATATTCCCTCCCttccaaaacgcagcgttttatgcggatcaaattgaaacaaaaataaaataaaagattaaatttaaaaagaaaatgaaaataaagagggTATTGAATTGAAATACCGCGCAAAAAAGAAGGACTCGACGCGCAATTACCCCTCCCCTACCAAACACGCGGATCTAGCCGCAGTTGGACTGGGTTATCGAGTATGGGgcaatacggcgccgttttggagcCACTGATCAGACTCCAAATGGCGTCGTTTCACAGTACGCATAAAGCCCAAAAGACCCAGGCATTAAGCCATTTCTGCCAATCCTACAAACCCTAGCCACTCTCTACTTAAAACTTAGCCTCCCAAACACCAATTAATCTCCGCCCAGACACCAACGGCGACTGAGGGAGCGAAGATCCAACGGTTTCACAAAAGgtaatttcccttttattttacaTCTCCTTATACATCTATATATTTGataagaaaaaaggaaagaaatatgaatcgaaaaaaagagagcagaatccaaaagaaaaaaaagggaaaggaaacTTGAAAGATCACCTTTCAAAAACTTCTCTATTGCTTTTTGATTCTTTCTGTATATGGATCGTGTGTGTCACCtttacaaaatttagaaaatggcTTTATAGTCGAAGATAAAATCAATCcaaaatacaaccaatatcttttttcttttttttctttactgccgttttctgtttgttttttgtttgtCTACTTGTGTGCAGGTACGGAGGAGTTTAGCTGGTGGTACGGAGACCAATGTGGCGTGGAGGCACTGCATGCGTGGGGAATGGCTTGGCATGCGCGGACGGTGGCCTCGGTGGCTGCGGCGTTGGCGAAAACCCTAGAAGCCTCTAGGGTGCTCCACTGATTTGGGCTGAGTTCTGGGCCTGGGAGAGTCGGGTTTAGAAAGTTGGGTTTAGGGTCTGTTAAATTTGGGTAGTTTAGGTTAAAACGGTTTGGGTCATATTGTAGTTGGGTCTTGTGCTAAACGGGTTAGTTATTATGGGGCTGGATGTAAATGGACCTTAAAaatggacttttaatttttatttgttttatttgtgtttattatttaatttgggccaggcaaatttgggttattacagctgcccctctttgctcattgtcgtgtcaTGGGAATGCAGCAAAGACTTTGATAAGGCCAAATTTGCCTGGTCATGCGGGATTCTGGTATTCTTCTTCAAGTaacctcattccatcctactgcatcttcagaggtataggaattggtgcctcgatccactccaccgcGACGTCGAGGAGATAGGATTCGTATCTCGTAACTTTAATCTGTTTAATCATGATGTtgaggaagcaagattcgctgttgtagcttcaatctgctccactacatcATCTGGGAAATAAGATCTGTAATTCCtcggtctattccactgtaatctcagggagataagacctgatgcgatcttcTCTACTGtgacttcagagagataagatcctttatctTAATTCGCttcactgtaatctcagggagatagggttactagcttcaatttgctccactataatctcagggagataagatttctagCTTCGatttgatgcgatctactctgctgtaacttcagttagataagatcctttattttaatctgcttcactgtaatctcagggagataggattactagcttcaatctgctccgctgtaatcttagggagataagatttttggcttcaatctgatgcgatctactctactgtaacttcagagagataagattctttattttaatccgctccactgtaatcttagggagataggattactagcttcaatctgctccgctgtaatctcagggagataagatttctggcttcgatctgctccactgttgCTTAGGGAGAAAAAATCTGTAATTTCCCaaatctgttctctggggaacatggcctgtataatgaacctaattatgcctaatgattaggatgacatgatcaaatACTCCTAACTAGGCATGTGAATagtatttgcatgaatgcagagttttatttttttttcgagaatgatcccgcttaggttgtcattactcgaaatTTATCAAGGTATtaacactgacgtgctacaacgtcTTCTCGCTTGACTGGCTTCTTCAAAGCATCACTTAGTCAGATTTCCCCTACTgtaaaccttaaagtttaatCAATTGGGGCCCCAAAATTTGTACCACCACTCTCCCACTGTAAttcaagggtagaaatatgtggcttttcctcaatcctctcttatcacaattcaaggatacaggatctggATCATTCtggtttcttacaccattctcggggtgtcgtaccaaagactcatgcgcaagtgaaggctctcttctccgaggtaacctcttcctattgcctgatgatcattgcttactcgtttatttaagctttatcATTAACATGACATCTTGTtgttttgttcaatcaatgcatttgacaacaaaatccaaagagaaagtccaaatttagactcttccttctcaaatttccaacctttaattttggtgtgttctaaacaatagtcctgtttcaggttcctatattatttagaaactttttagaGTAATaagcaaaacttcctttgtgaaagttttattagtccattaatcattattccaatgcaacatgcttgcaagaatggtcataacaatggataagaataaagttggttctgggcatagctcaaaatgaatgaattatcacaaatagtaaagaaggataataaagaaattgattgggaatgtatatcttggaaaagaaaaaaagtattccaagaatcaacaaattcaatataaataataggagaATTGGGTCCCACAGATATCACAGCTTGAACTtttctgtacaaactttctaaaggccattttgagtttgacatgtgtttaggaggtCTTCAGTGCTTTGTTGATGCCCTAAGACGTCGCCTATCccttcctgttgattcaggcatagcaagattgCCACATGCCCCGATCTGATCAAGATGCAAGCTACTCTAAACACtccatgccccattctgatcaatatttgagtcgcccttttcgggttttcaactcaaatccccctttggcctaaggtgccctttgcgggttttccccttagcctctccatttttattttttcatcatcattttttttaggaatcaaagcgcactttgcgggttttcactttgatccctttccttcaagtgaagtatttcttgaatgagtctgagtttacaggatttggcaagttttttccatccatctcacttagaatcaaagctccaccagaaaaggccttctttacgaCATAATGaccctcccaatttggcatccattttcctctaaagtctttttgtataGGGTGAATTTTCTTCAATACCAGATCCCTTTCGTTGAATTCTCTGcgacgaacctttttgttataggctcgcatcattcgtttctgatACATATGACCATGTTGGAGGGCTCTCAACCTTTTCCCttcta from Gossypium raimondii isolate GPD5lz chromosome 1, ASM2569854v1, whole genome shotgun sequence harbors:
- the LOC105786822 gene encoding uncharacterized protein LOC105786822; this encodes MESTALNGRKARLQILLSEFDIVYVSQKAIKGSAIADFLASRALEDYEPLNFDFPNEDLMYVANTEENPQIDHIWKLNFDGASNAIEYEACIMGIREAIERKIKVLKVYGDFALVIYQLKGEWETRDPKLINYKELVLELVDKFDDITFCYLPRDENQMADTLATLALMIKVNKLEIMKPIQMSIYEVLAHCYSIKEEGKDDHPWYQSILQYVKNRKYPDQVTENDKRTLRRIAIAHVLDGEVLYKREKDQVLLRCVDVIEARKILEEVHEGICGTHANGFTMARQIMRFGYYWSTMEGDYISHAKKCHKCQIYGDKIHVPPSPLHVMIASWPFSMWGMDVIGLISPKTSNGHRFIFVFKISHHNSSPYRPKMNGAVEVANKNMKRIVGKMTETYKDWHEKLSFALLAYRTSVKTSIRATPFSLVYGIEVVLPIEVEIPSLRVLAELKLDEAEWVQSRYDQLNLIEDKRLKAIQHGHLYQKRMIRAYNYKVHPREFHEGDLVRRSLAGGTETNVAWRHCMRGEWLGMRGRWPRWLRRWRKP